Genomic window (Rosa chinensis cultivar Old Blush chromosome 6, RchiOBHm-V2, whole genome shotgun sequence):
GTTCTGGGTGGAGTCCTGGCTTCTCTGCTGGCCTCTGTTTTCATCATGATAATCAATAGTAGTAGAAAGGTGAAGGTAGTGGGGGGTGCAAGGAGTGTTAATGGGTTTGTGAGGTTGCCGCAAAACGGTGCGTTTGCGCcggcggtggtggtggaggaggagaaAGGTACCGACGTCGTCATTGTCGGAGCCGGAGTTGCCGGTGCAGCTCTTGCTTACACTCTTGCCAAGGTCAGATTTTTTGTGATTTCTTGTTACGATTTTGAGTGGAaaaattgggttttgatttgattggTTGTTAGTAGGAGACGTAGGGTCATTGTTGATTTGATTGGTTTTTTTGAGGTTCATGTTCACCAACCACAACCACCCAGCTAAGCAAGTCAAAACTTGAAGCCGTCCTATTCTGACTCTGATTgtttaagtttttttattttcaaatttcaacTTATTTTTTGGTAAATGAGTCAAATGAGGCTTGGTTATTTTTTTCAGATttggatttgttgttggtactgATTTGAATAGTGTAGTGCGAAATCTATTGGAAAGATTCCCAGTTTAGAATCAGAGTAATGCAGATCCGAAGTGTTTTTGATTTAGCTAAATTTGGGATGTGAGTGATTTGTGATGAGGTTTGAGGGAATATGTGAATTGAAGAAACATTACCACTGTAAATCAGATCTTGCTGTAAAAGGCTCGGCTTTTTGCAAGCTACAGTTTCAATTTGGGTTTTGAGTTTAAGCAAATGTTTGCTTGTTGTTACAGGAAGGACGCCGTGTACATGTCATCGAAAGAGACTTGAGTGAGCCGGACAGAATTGTTGGCGAGCTGTTGCAGCCTGGGGGTTATCTCAAGTTGATCGAGTTGGGTCTCGAGGGTGAGCAATTTCCTACCCAATTTAGAGCTTCTTTGTTGTTCTTGGATTAGTTTGCCATAGTTTCTGCTCTTACTGAATGATTAGTAATCAACAATATCTATTATGGCTGCAGACTGTGCAAATGAATCCATTGATGCTCAGAAGGTTTTTGGTTATGCTCTCTACAAAGATGGGAAGGATACAAAACTTTCTTATCCCTTGGAAAATTACAGTTCAGATATAGCTGGGAGAAGTTTCCACAATGGGCGTTTCATCCAAAGAATGCGTGAAAAAGCTGCAACTCTTTCAAAGTAATCCTCATTTCCCTCAAGTCTATTAACATTTTTGTGTGTGATTTTTTGTATTTGATTAGTTTTGATGTAATGTGTATCAATTTCTCACTCATGTCCCTGGAATTTCTTTACAGTGTAAAATTGGAACAAGGGACAGTGACAACACTAATTGAAGAAAAGGGCACTATCAAAGGAGTGATTTACAAGAACAAGGCTGGAGAGGAGTTCAGAACATATGCTCCACTAACAATCGTGTGTGATGGCTGCTTTTCAAATCTGCGCAAAAATCTCAGTGCTCCAAAGGTAATGATGTGTACCAAACTTGGGGATATCAATCATTTGTTAaatatttgaattcaaatttaGCACAGAAATGCTTGCTCTTGCATGAGACCAACAGGGTTATTTGTTGTTGCTGCAGGTTGAAAGTCCCTCTTGTTTTGTTGGTTTGGTGTTGGAGAACTGTGACCTGCCACACGCAAATCATGGTCATGTGATTTTGGGAGACCCTTCACCCGTCCTGTTTTATCCTATCAGTAGCACAGAGATTCGTTGTTTGGTTGATGTACCTGGAACAAAAGTTCCTTCAGTAGCTAGTGGTGAAATGGCTAAGTATTTGAAAACCGTGGTGGCTCCTCAGGTATATCTATCAATAATTTGCTCGAATtgattagttgtttagttttcaCTTGATGCACGTACCCACCTGAACTGAACTAATCTTGGGACTACTTTGTATTTCAGATTCCTCCTCAGCTCTACAATTCTTTTATAGCTGCAATTGACAAGGGAAACATCAAATCCATGCAAAACAAAAGCATGGCTGCAAATCCTCTTCCCACTCCTGGTGCACTTTTATTGGGGGATTCATTCAACATGAGGCATCCTTTGACAGGAGGAGGAATGACTGTGGCTCTTGCAGACATCGTTCTTCTTCGGGAT
Coding sequences:
- the LOC112172593 gene encoding squalene monooxygenase SE1, whose translation is MVSYEYVLGGVLASLLASVFIMIINSSRKVKVVGGARSVNGFVRLPQNGAFAPAVVVEEEKGTDVVIVGAGVAGAALAYTLAKEGRRVHVIERDLSEPDRIVGELLQPGGYLKLIELGLEDCANESIDAQKVFGYALYKDGKDTKLSYPLENYSSDIAGRSFHNGRFIQRMREKAATLSNVKLEQGTVTTLIEEKGTIKGVIYKNKAGEEFRTYAPLTIVCDGCFSNLRKNLSAPKVESPSCFVGLVLENCDLPHANHGHVILGDPSPVLFYPISSTEIRCLVDVPGTKVPSVASGEMAKYLKTVVAPQIPPQLYNSFIAAIDKGNIKSMQNKSMAANPLPTPGALLLGDSFNMRHPLTGGGMTVALADIVLLRDLLKPLHDLNDAAALCNYLESFYTLRKPVSSTINTLAGALYKVFCASPDPARQEMREACFGYLSLGGICSYGPVSLLSGLNPRPLHLFLHFFAVAIYGVGRLMLPFPSPQRTWLGVRLILSASGIIFPIIKGEGVRQMFFPATVPAYYRAPPVQ